Within the Magnetococcus sp. PR-3 genome, the region CCATCACTTTGCCATGACCATCCGCCATAGCTGCTTGGCTGGTCAGTGCTGAACCACCCAACACAGCAGCGGCCACACCTGCACGACCTGCACCGGTAAATAGCGCTCGGCGGGTCAGTGTGGAATCATTAAACTTAGACATATCTGCATCTCCTACCACGAATCTTTGCCCGTGGTTTTATTGTTTTTTTCGGGTCTCTGGCTTACTTACGCAAGGTCAGGAGATAGGCAATAATATCTTCGACCTCTTGAGCTTCCAGTACCCGCTTGCCACGCCAATCCTTACGGATATTGGTCTTGCCAGCGTTGTCATAAAAAGTGAACATGACCGTGTCGGGGTTATCAATCTTAGGATTGACAATCTTCTGGCGAATCCAAGCAACCGTGCGGTCATTGTTACGGATGGCCTCAAACAAATTAGGACCCGCATTACCAGCAAAGGTCGACTCTGGTAACCAGTGGCAGGCAATACAGTTACCTTTGGAACGGGTCATGGCCAACTTTTTACCCATGACCGGGTCACCAGCCTTATCGGTCATTGGCTTGACCATACCCTCTTCGGCTTGTGCCGTACCGAAGCTACCCAAGGTAAGCAATAGTGCTGCAACCACGGGTAAGAGATGTTGAAATGGTTTCATGTAACAACCCCCTTAAGAAAAGAAAGCGTGGGTGCCATTATGGGTCGATCCATCCCCCCCCTTGGCAACCACTTAAGAATAAGCTTATCCGCCAGCCTTAGCTTCTAGACCAGCCTCTTGTAAAAACAGATGAATAACTGATTGATAATCTTTGGGTTCAATATAGCCAGGGATACGCCCAATGGTTTCTCCCCCATAGATCAACACGGTGGTTGGGGTAATACGTACCCGATGTTCTTTGGCAATCTGTTTTCCACTTTGTTGTTTAAAGGCAGGCAGCGGCTCTTTGCTACGAATATCCACCGTTTCCTGGGTGAATGTTGCGTCTAAATAACGCACGAACGCAGGATTTTCCGCAAGATCTTTTTCCAGCTTGTCACACCAAGGGCAAGCCGGTTGAACAAACAGTATCAGCTGTACAGCCTTGGCTTCTGCCTGACTGTGACCTGGCAAACCCAAGATCAGCAACAGCATAAGAGAGGCGCATTGAACAGAAAAACGGCGTAGATTGAATAAATTTGAAGCGTGCATGATAACCCGCAGAGTGAAATAATGCGTGAGAGGGAACCGCTTTCTGATAAAGCGTTTTGATCAATCTTTAAAAAAATTAATAAAGAGATCTCGCTTCATTGTAAAGGTGAAAACAGGGAAAATACACACACTTTTTTGTGGATATGTAGGCTGCAAAACACAGGGAGAACATGATGAGATACTTATTTACTACCACTTTGCTCTTAGGTTTATTGTGGCTTACCCCAACACCGGCACAAGCTTTGGTCAATGAGCCCTTTTTTCAGGATTCTTTCCTGGATATGGGGGAAGATGCCGCCACGGCAGCCGATGAAGGTAAGATCTTTATGGTCTTCTATGAACAGGAGGCATGCCCTTACTGTGACCAACTACACAAGCAGACCCTACCTGATCCAGGTGTAAAGTCCTATATGAAGGCACACTTCTACCCGGTGTTGCTGGATATTTATGGCGCACGTGAGGTCACAGATTTCCAAGGTAAGGCTACCAAAGAGAAGGCGTTTGCCCGTAGTGAGCGGGTACACTTCACCCCGACCGTCATCTATTACGATGGTAAAGGTCAGGAGCTATTCCGCCTTTCAGGATACTGGAAACCCATGCACTTCAAAGCCTCAATGCGCTATGTCAAAGAGGGGCATTATAAAAATAAAAACTTCCAGGATCTCATCCGCCAAATTGTTCAAGAGCAGATGCCATAACCCGTTAGGTACATAAAAAAGTGAGCGGTCAACCCTAAGAGAATACCCCCCCTTATTGTTGACCGCTCACCG harbors:
- the soxX gene encoding sulfur oxidation c-type cytochrome SoxX, with the translated sequence MKPFQHLLPVVAALLLTLGSFGTAQAEEGMVKPMTDKAGDPVMGKKLAMTRSKGNCIACHWLPESTFAGNAGPNLFEAIRNNDRTVAWIRQKIVNPKIDNPDTVMFTFYDNAGKTNIRKDWRGKRVLEAQEVEDIIAYLLTLRK
- a CDS encoding thioredoxin fold domain-containing protein, whose protein sequence is MHASNLFNLRRFSVQCASLMLLLILGLPGHSQAEAKAVQLILFVQPACPWCDKLEKDLAENPAFVRYLDATFTQETVDIRSKEPLPAFKQQSGKQIAKEHRVRITPTTVLIYGGETIGRIPGYIEPKDYQSVIHLFLQEAGLEAKAGG
- a CDS encoding thioredoxin family protein, with protein sequence MRYLFTTTLLLGLLWLTPTPAQALVNEPFFQDSFLDMGEDAATAADEGKIFMVFYEQEACPYCDQLHKQTLPDPGVKSYMKAHFYPVLLDIYGAREVTDFQGKATKEKAFARSERVHFTPTVIYYDGKGQELFRLSGYWKPMHFKASMRYVKEGHYKNKNFQDLIRQIVQEQMP